A stretch of Acidimicrobiales bacterium DNA encodes these proteins:
- a CDS encoding thioesterase family protein, which yields MGTVTFGEAIAVRSDGDGRFTVSVPPSWTAGDLAPGGLVAAQLLAVGTALVDDPALPPRSFTTQFLRAVCRGSYEVEAEVLRRGRSTANVGFRAVQDGAVVATAHGVFAGPRSGPEFAEIAMPDVAPPTPGRPTEGYVPPFARPYADNVVIQERLGPPALSGSAGPMEKAGWVGFAAAHPLDAAGLAMMADVGMMPWWGRLEEPYGTAALECTVQFRGHPPDGDPGDLVLMHSRTGLVHDGYLDWDSWMWSDDGTLLCQARQLLVVVGAVPSE from the coding sequence ATGGGAACCGTGACCTTCGGCGAGGCAATCGCCGTGCGATCCGACGGCGACGGTCGGTTCACGGTGTCGGTGCCGCCGTCGTGGACGGCCGGCGACCTGGCCCCCGGGGGTCTCGTCGCCGCCCAGCTCCTCGCAGTCGGAACGGCGTTGGTGGACGACCCGGCGCTGCCGCCCCGCTCGTTCACGACCCAGTTCCTCCGCGCGGTGTGCCGGGGGTCGTACGAGGTCGAGGCGGAGGTGCTTCGCCGCGGCCGTTCCACCGCCAACGTCGGCTTTCGGGCGGTCCAGGACGGTGCCGTCGTCGCAACCGCCCACGGCGTGTTCGCCGGCCCCCGCTCCGGGCCCGAGTTCGCCGAGATCGCCATGCCCGATGTCGCGCCGCCCACCCCGGGCCGTCCGACAGAGGGCTACGTGCCGCCGTTCGCCCGCCCCTACGCCGACAATGTGGTGATCCAGGAGCGGCTGGGCCCACCGGCGCTGTCGGGTTCCGCCGGGCCGATGGAGAAGGCGGGCTGGGTCGGGTTCGCGGCCGCCCATCCCCTCGATGCCGCCGGGTTGGCCATGATGGCCGACGTCGGGATGATGCCCTGGTGGGGTCGACTCGAGGAGCCCTACGGAACCGCGGCGCTCGAATGCACGGTGCAGTTCCGCGGACACCCGCCCGACGGGGATCCCGGTGACCTCGTGCTCATGCACTCGCGAACCGGGCTCGTCCACGATGGCTATCTCGACTGGGACTCCTGGATGTGGAGCGATGACGGGACCCTGCTGTGTCAGGCCCGTCAGCTGCTCGTCGTGGTCGGAGCCGTGCCATCCGAGTAG
- a CDS encoding SMP-30/gluconolactonase/LRE family protein → MTSGVEVVATGFRFPEGPSVAPNGDIVVVELAGGRVSRVTPDGEVSTFAVLGGSPNGSAFGPDGNLYVCNGGGRWAAETSTGGSVGPADGDSLIQRVTPDGRATALIAAVGDRPLNAPNDICFDADGGFWFTDPAWPDHTGETPPGTICWSDTDGRVVDAHTGLEFPNGLGVTPDGATLIVAESRTNRLVAMAILGPGRLGEPRHFADLPGGFPDGLCFDAEGNVLCAGHGAGSVVVYPAAGGAAIETITFDDADITNVCFGGPDMTSLFVTESDGGRLVRVEREVPGMVLFPDRVLRAGGGD, encoded by the coding sequence ATGACGAGCGGTGTCGAGGTCGTCGCGACCGGATTCCGCTTCCCGGAGGGGCCGTCCGTCGCGCCCAACGGCGACATCGTCGTCGTGGAGCTCGCCGGTGGACGGGTCTCGCGGGTGACCCCCGACGGCGAGGTCTCGACCTTCGCCGTCCTCGGTGGGTCGCCCAACGGTTCGGCCTTCGGGCCGGACGGCAACCTCTACGTCTGCAATGGCGGCGGACGATGGGCCGCGGAGACGTCGACGGGCGGATCGGTCGGGCCGGCCGACGGTGACAGCCTCATCCAACGCGTCACCCCGGACGGCCGCGCGACCGCGCTCATCGCCGCCGTCGGGGATCGGCCCCTCAACGCCCCGAACGACATCTGCTTCGACGCGGACGGCGGGTTCTGGTTCACCGATCCCGCCTGGCCCGACCACACCGGCGAGACGCCACCCGGAACGATCTGCTGGAGCGACACGGATGGCCGGGTCGTCGACGCCCATACCGGGCTCGAATTCCCCAACGGGCTCGGCGTGACCCCCGATGGCGCGACCCTCATCGTCGCCGAATCGCGGACCAACCGGCTGGTGGCCATGGCGATCCTGGGCCCGGGCCGGCTGGGAGAGCCCCGCCATTTCGCCGACCTTCCCGGCGGGTTCCCGGACGGCTTGTGCTTCGACGCCGAGGGCAATGTGCTGTGCGCCGGTCACGGGGCGGGAAGCGTCGTGGTGTACCCCGCCGCGGGCGGCGCGGCGATCGAGACGATCACCTTCGATGATGCCGACATCACCAATGTGTGCTTCGGCGGGCCGGACATGACATCGCTCTTCGTCACCGAGTCCGACGGTGGGCGTCTGGTGCGCGTCGAGCGCGAGGTGCCCGGCATGGTCCTGTTCCCGGACCGGGTGCTGCGAGCAGGAGGTGGTGACTGA
- a CDS encoding FadD3 family acyl-CoA ligase: MRGDLEWGTIPRMLAESVERHGDREALVDGELRLTYRELGDRVDMAAKAFLAEGLEVGDRVAIWAPNIHQWMVAALGALSAGGAIVPLNTRYKGEEAAYILAKSRSSVLCTVNGFLGTDYVAQLRAAMGAAADDRPVEGLPELRRIVLLSGDPVADTTPWDAFLGQGDGVTDERLAERQAEIGPDSLSDILFTAGTTGKPKGAMLTHGSTLRQFADWTEIIGLGADDRYLIVNPFFHVFGLKAGFTSALMRGATVVPMATFDIDEALAIVERERITMFPGPPTIHQAVLNHPRRDEFDLSSLRLSTTGAADVPEEMIRRMREELSYEVVVTGYGLTECTGAATMSRHDDPIPKIALTSGRPLPGLEVQIVDDDLNELPRGTQGEIVIRGYGIMLGYFDEPEQTATAIDPSGWLRSGDLGVMDDEDYVSITGRKKDMFIVGGFNTYPAEVEGVLLTHEAIAEVAVVGAPDERLGEVGMAWVILRKGAAVEPEELIDYARERLANYKVPRYVEFVDEFPVSAAGKVLKRDLVERAAELLADRA, from the coding sequence ATGCGTGGTGACCTCGAGTGGGGGACCATCCCGCGGATGCTGGCGGAGTCGGTCGAGCGTCATGGTGACCGCGAGGCGCTGGTCGACGGTGAACTCCGCCTGACCTATCGCGAGCTCGGCGATCGCGTCGACATGGCCGCGAAGGCCTTCCTCGCCGAGGGGCTCGAGGTCGGTGACCGCGTCGCGATCTGGGCGCCGAACATCCATCAGTGGATGGTGGCGGCGCTCGGCGCACTCTCGGCCGGCGGTGCGATCGTCCCCCTCAACACCCGGTACAAGGGCGAGGAGGCGGCCTACATCCTGGCGAAGTCCCGCTCGTCGGTGTTGTGCACCGTCAACGGCTTCCTCGGCACCGACTATGTGGCACAGCTGCGCGCCGCGATGGGCGCGGCGGCCGACGACCGCCCGGTCGAGGGCCTTCCGGAGCTGCGCCGGATCGTGCTCCTGTCCGGAGACCCGGTCGCCGACACGACGCCGTGGGACGCCTTCCTCGGCCAGGGTGACGGTGTCACCGACGAGCGACTCGCCGAGCGGCAGGCCGAGATCGGCCCGGACAGCCTCAGCGACATCCTCTTCACGGCCGGGACCACCGGCAAGCCGAAGGGGGCGATGCTCACCCACGGTTCGACGTTGCGTCAGTTCGCCGACTGGACCGAGATCATCGGTCTCGGGGCGGATGACCGCTACCTGATCGTGAACCCCTTCTTCCACGTGTTCGGGCTCAAGGCGGGGTTCACCTCGGCCCTGATGCGGGGCGCGACGGTCGTCCCCATGGCGACGTTCGACATCGACGAGGCACTGGCGATCGTCGAGCGGGAGCGGATCACCATGTTCCCCGGCCCGCCCACGATCCACCAGGCCGTGCTGAACCATCCGCGCCGCGACGAGTTCGACCTCTCCTCGCTGCGCCTGTCGACCACCGGCGCGGCGGATGTGCCCGAGGAGATGATCCGGCGCATGCGCGAAGAGCTCTCCTACGAGGTGGTCGTGACCGGCTACGGGCTGACCGAGTGCACGGGCGCCGCCACGATGTCGCGTCACGACGATCCGATCCCGAAGATCGCCCTGACGTCAGGTCGCCCGCTCCCCGGCCTGGAGGTGCAGATCGTCGACGACGACCTCAACGAACTGCCGCGGGGCACGCAGGGAGAGATCGTCATCCGGGGCTACGGCATCATGCTCGGCTACTTCGACGAGCCCGAGCAGACGGCGACCGCGATCGACCCGAGCGGCTGGCTCCGGTCGGGCGACCTGGGCGTCATGGACGACGAGGACTATGTCTCCATCACCGGGCGCAAGAAGGACATGTTCATCGTCGGGGGGTTCAACACCTATCCGGCGGAGGTCGAAGGCGTCCTCCTCACCCACGAGGCGATCGCCGAGGTCGCCGTCGTCGGCGCGCCCGACGAGCGCCTGGGTGAGGTCGGTATGGCGTGGGTGATCCTCCGCAAGGGCGCGGCGGTCGAACCCGAGGAGCTCATCGACTACGCCCGCGAGCGTCTCGCCAACTACAAGGTGCCCCGCTACGTCGAGTTCGTCGACGAGTTCCCCGTGAGCGCGGCGGGGAAGGTCCTCAAGCGGGATCTGGTCGAGCGTGCCGCCGAGCTGCTGGCGGATCGGGCCTGA
- a CDS encoding carboxymuconolactone decarboxylase family protein — protein sequence MDFDDLEDEHAVLFDALRESYGQLPSSFLTLGRMPLLLDALSRMAIATLGEGRIDVGLKWMVSHVASRAAGCSYCSAHTGYHAAETAGVPVEKVEALWGFETSDLFEEREVAALRVARDAALTPNQVTDEHFADLKRHFTDDEIVELIAPVAMFGFLNRWNDTFSTDLEQEPSYFAAQHLSEGGWEAKPPSAPAAPDDRERP from the coding sequence CCTCTTCGACGCGTTGCGGGAGTCGTACGGACAGCTGCCGAGCAGTTTTCTCACGCTCGGTCGGATGCCGTTGCTCCTCGACGCCCTGTCGCGGATGGCGATCGCGACCCTCGGTGAGGGTCGGATCGACGTGGGCCTCAAGTGGATGGTCTCCCACGTGGCGAGCCGCGCCGCGGGGTGCAGCTACTGCTCCGCCCACACCGGCTATCACGCGGCCGAGACCGCCGGTGTCCCCGTCGAGAAGGTCGAGGCACTCTGGGGATTCGAGACGAGCGACCTGTTCGAGGAACGGGAGGTCGCCGCCCTACGGGTCGCCCGCGATGCCGCCCTCACGCCGAACCAGGTCACCGACGAGCACTTCGCGGACCTCAAGCGCCACTTCACCGACGACGAGATCGTGGAGTTGATCGCACCGGTCGCGATGTTCGGTTTCCTCAATCGCTGGAACGACACCTTCTCGACCGACCTCGAGCAGGAGCCCAGCTACTTCGCGGCCCAGCACCTCTCCGAGGGGGGCTGGGAGGCCAAGCCTCCGTCCGCGCCGGCGGCGCCCGATGATCGGGAGCGACCATGA